The Methanomassiliicoccales archaeon region GTAAACGCAGAAATCGAGGAGGGAAGGTATCCCGAGCTCGTGGAGACCGTGGCCTTTCGGGTGATCCAGGAATCCTTGGAGAACGTGCGGCGCCATGCCCAAGCCAAACAGGTTTTCCTGAGCCTTGGGGAGGAGAACGGCTGGCTCTGCGGGGAGGTGCGGGATGATGGGAAAGGATTTGACCCGAAGCGAACTACGCCCGGGCTTGGTCTTTCGGGAATGCGGGAGTGGGTGGAGCTTTTAGGAGGGACCCTGGCCATCGATTCCCGGCCTGGCCAGGGAACCCGCGTGTGCTTCCGCCTCCCTTTGCAAAAAACGGCCTAAAGGCTACTCGTAGCGAAGAGCCTCCACGGGATCGAGTCGGGAGGCGCGGACTGCCGGGTA contains the following coding sequences:
- a CDS encoding sensor histidine kinase, coding for AAARWALAAGEKDEAEKLLAQGIEALRDLARELRPPLLDEAGLAPALRKLLSNFAAAGLEVNAEIEEGRYPELVETVAFRVIQESLENVRRHAQAKQVFLSLGEENGWLCGEVRDDGKGFDPKRTTPGLGLSGMREWVELLGGTLAIDSRPGQGTRVCFRLPLQKTA